The Gehongia tenuis sequence AGCCGGTCTATGTGGAGCCCGAATGGGATGAGGAGCAGGAAATATGTCTCGGAATGACGCCGGCCGGCCTGCGCAAGGCTTTGGCGGCGGGACCGGCGAAGGCCGTGCTGGCCACCTCGCCCAATTACTACGGTTATGGCTGTTCGGCCAGTCTGCTGGCCCGGATGGCCCATGATGCGGGTGCGGAGTTCTGGGTGGATCAGGCCCATGGCGCCCATTGGCCTTTCTATGGAGGGCTGCCTGAGGATGCGGGGAAGGCGGGCGCGGATGCCTTCGTGATGAGCGCCCATAAGACGCTGCCCGCGCCCACCCAGTGCGCCTATCTCCATGTGATTTCGCGGACCCTGGCGGAACGGGTGGACGAGACCCTTAGCCGGATTCAGACCACCAGTCCGAGCTTCCTGCTGTTGGGGGCGCTGGATGATGCCCGGTGCTTCATGGAGGAACAGGGCGGGGAGCGGCTGAGACGGCTGTATGCCGCCTGTCGGCAGATGGAAGGGGGGCTGGGCAAAGGACTGCGGGCGCTGAAGGAACGGCCGGGCTTTGTGCGGGATCGGACGAGGATCGCCGTGGACGTGACGGAAAGGGGATGGACGGGCCACGAGGCCGCGGCTTGGCTGGAAGGCCGGGGAGTCCTTGCCGAGATGGCCGATGAGCGGCGGGTGGTCTTTTTGACCTCCGTGATGGATGAGCCAGAGGATGTCAAGCGGATGGGGGATGTGATGAACACCCTTCCCCGGAGGGCTGCGGGGAAAAGGCATGGGCATCCGCGGTTCCACCCTGAACTGTGGGCGGCAGGGGAGGTCTGCGGCATACCCGACGGCGGGAAGGAACGCGTGCCGCTGGAACAGGCGGCGGGCCGGATCGCCGCAGGGAGCGCCGGCGCCTATCCACCCGGTGTGCCGCTGATCCTTCCCGGCGAGAGGATTCGGGGGAAAGTTCTCGAATATATGGTGGAGACCGCAAAGCTGGGAGGAAAGCTCTTTGGCGTAAACGGCGGGATCACCGTTTTCAAGGAGGCATGAAATGATGATCGTACTGTTTGATCTGGATGGGACGCTCACCGATTCACGGGAGGGTATTTTTCACTCGGCGCGGATTGCATTGGAAGCCCTGGGACTGCCCCAGCCCGCCGATGAGCGGATGAAGGCCATGCTGGGGCCGCCTCTCAGCGATAGCTTTGAAAACATTCTGGGCGTGGATCCGGAGCGGGTGCCGGAGGCCATCGCCCACTACCGAGCCTACTACCGGGAGAAAGGCCTTTTTGAAAATCGGGTGTATGAAGGCGTCTACGGTATGCTGGGCGAGCTGAAGGCGGCGGGGCTGGATCTGTATCTTGCGACCTCCAAGCCCGCCGTGTTTGCTGAAAGAATTTTGGAGAAATACAGGCTGGACGGCTATTTTACCGGCGTGGTGGGCGCCGATCTTGATCCCAAGGGCATCAACCATAAGCTGGACATCGTGAAGGAGGCTATGGGGCGCTACAGCGCGGGAAGATCCGCCGTGATGGTGGGGGATCGGATCATGGATATGGGTGCGGCCAAGGAACTGGGCCTGGGATCGGTATTTTGCGCCTATGGCTATGGCGAACCCAGGGAAGGAGAAGGCGCCGATTTTGTGGCGGACAGCCCCGCGGACGTGGCTTATTATATATTGGAAGGAAGTCGCTGATGTTTATTACCTTTGAAGGCCCGGACGGTTCGGGCAAAAGCACCCAAATGGAGCTTTTGAAAGGTTTTTTGAAGGAGAAGGGCTATGATGTGGTCATCAGCCGGGAGCCCGGCGGATGCCCGCTGTCCGAGGAGGTGCGCAGGCTTCTGCTGGACCCCGCCTACGAGGTGAATCCGGTGGCGGAGGCGCTGCTGTACGCCGCAGCCCGGGCTCAGCATGTGGCCGAGGTGATTAGGCCTGCTCTAAGTGCGGGCAAGATGGTGCTCTGCGACCGGTTCATCCATTCCTCTTTGGCCTACCAAGGCTACGGACGGGGTTTGGGGGAGGAGCTGGTGATGGCCATCAACCGTCCCGCTCTGCAGGGTGTCTGGCCGGACGCCACCTTTTTCTTTGATCTATCCGTATCCGATGCGCTTTTGCGCAAGAGCGCTCAAAAGGAGCTGGACCGGCTGGAGAGCGCGGGCGAGGATTTCCATGGCCGGGTCATCGAGGGTTTCCGCAGTCTATGCGCAAAAATGCCGGAAATGGTGCGGCTGGATGCCAGTGAGACGGTGGAAAAGATTCAGCAAAAGATTCGGACAACCATTGAATTGAATTTTTGAACGGAGTAGGGTATAATAGAATTACAAATCCGCGAAGGAGGGCTGAAGGATGAAATTAATTATTGCAATCGTGCAGAATGAAGACTCCGGACGGTTGATCGGAGAGCTGATGAACGACGGCTACAGTGTAACCAAGCTGGCAACCACCGGCGGTTTCCTGCGCGCCGGCAACACCACGCTGCTCTTGGGTGTGGATGAAGAGAAGATCGAGGGCGCGATGAAGATCATCGAGAAGATCTGCAAGTCCAGGAAACAGATCGCCACGTCTCCTTCCCCCATGACCGGCGGCACGGGCGTTTATATCCCCTATCCCATCGAGGTTACCGTGGGCGGAGCGACGGTGTTCGTTCTGAACGTGGAAGATTTCAAGAAGATGTAATACTGAGCAGGAGGGATCTTCTTGCTAAAAAGTCAGCTTGAGGGACAATCCGCCTTGGTGGAAGCGTTTTTGGATCGGCTTTCGCTGGGGCGGATTGTTCATGCTTATATGATTGTGGGGCCGGAAGGCTCGGGCAAGAGGACCCTTGCCGCCTATCTGTCCAAAGCGGTGCTTTGCGAAGGAAAGCATCCGCCCTGCGGCCAGTGCAGGGGCTGCCGGCTCACGCTGTCGGACAACCATCCCGATGCTCTTACCTATGGACCGGAGGGACGGAGTCTCGGCGTGGCAACGGTGCGAAAGATCATTGAGGATCTGTCCGTTCGGGCCTACTACGGGCGGCGCACGGTGGTGATTGAGGACGGGGAGAAGATGACGACCCAGGCGCAAAATGCGCTGCTCAAAATTTTGGAGGAGCCGCCGGAGGGAACGGTCTTCTTTCTGCTGGTGAGGGATGCGAACCGCATGCTGCCCACCATCCGTTCCCGATGCCAGCTGCTGCGCATGGGTCTGCTCACGCCGGGGCAGGCGGCGACGGTGCTGGAGGGGAAGGGCATTTCCCGGGAAATGGCGGCGGAAGCGGCGGAGTTTGCCGGCGGTGTCGTGGGTCAGGCGCTCCGCATGGCTAAGGACAAGGGCTTCATCGAACGCATGGAAAAGGCGAAACGAATTATGGCGGGCCTCCAAGGGGGCATGGACCCTTTTGGGCTCGCAGAGCTCATGGGAGAAAAAAAAGACATGGGGCCGATGCTGGACGCTTTGATGGTTCTGAGCCACCGGGATATGGCGGAGGGATCGTCCAGAGCGCGGGACTGGCTTGCGGCGCTTCTTAAGGCCAGGCGGGGGCTGGATCAGAATCTGGGCACCCAGATGGTCGCGGAGACATTATTTTTGGAGATGTCGGAGGATACAAAATGGCAATCGTAATTGGAGTGCGATTTCAAAAGATCGGGAAAGTCTATTACTTTGATCCCGGCGATATCAATTTTGAAGAGGGCGATGGCGCTATCGTGTCCACCACTCGGGGAACCGAGCTGGGGGAAGTGGTGGTCGCGCCCAAGGAGGTTCCGGATGAGCGGATCGTGCCTCCGCTGAAGAAGGCGGTCAGAAAGGCCACGATTGACGACTACGAACGTCAGGAACAGAATGAGCAGAAGCAGAAGGAAGCTTTCCAGATCTGCCAGAGCAAGATCAATCAGCACAAGCTGGACATGAAGCTGGTGAATGTGGAATACGCTTTTGATGGGAATAAGATTACCTTTTTCTTTACCGCTGACGGCCGGGTGGATTTCCGGGAACTGGTCAAGGATCTGGCGTCCCGGTTTCGCACCCGCATTGAGCTGAGGCAGATCGGTGTGCGGGACGAGACCAAGATGCTGGGCGGACTGGGCCCCTGCGGCCGGCCCGTATGCTGCACGGCTTTTTTGGGCGATTTTCAGCCGGTATCCATCAAGATGGCCAAGGAGCAGAATCTTTCCCTCAATCCGGGCAAGATTTCCGGGCTGTGCGGAAGGCTGATGTGCTGCCTCAAGTATGAGCAGGACACCTATGAAAAGACCCGCAAGGGCATGCCCAGGCAGGGCAGCGAGGTGGGAACCCCTGAGGGCGCGGGGATCGTGGTGGAAAGCATGGTGCTGAAGGAACGGGTGAAGGTGCGGCTGCAGCTGCCCGACGGCACCATGGGGATCCGGGAATTCGCCGTGTCCGAGCTGTGTGCGCCGGAGGATGCACCCAAAGTGGAGGTTCATGAGCTGCCGCCGCCCCGTCCGCGGCCCGCACCCCGGCCCAGACCGG is a genomic window containing:
- a CDS encoding aminotransferase class I/II-fold pyridoxal phosphate-dependent enzyme, which encodes MRPIHDMLEEYAFSMPLRMHMPGHKGRMPYGPWSWTLDVTELAGTDDLRHPLRGIEAAQTLAARAFGASRTFFLVNGATSGLHALLWTLRPGERVIVSRECHLSVIHGIIMAGLEPVYVEPEWDEEQEICLGMTPAGLRKALAAGPAKAVLATSPNYYGYGCSASLLARMAHDAGAEFWVDQAHGAHWPFYGGLPEDAGKAGADAFVMSAHKTLPAPTQCAYLHVISRTLAERVDETLSRIQTTSPSFLLLGALDDARCFMEEQGGERLRRLYAACRQMEGGLGKGLRALKERPGFVRDRTRIAVDVTERGWTGHEAAAWLEGRGVLAEMADERRVVFLTSVMDEPEDVKRMGDVMNTLPRRAAGKRHGHPRFHPELWAAGEVCGIPDGGKERVPLEQAAGRIAAGSAGAYPPGVPLILPGERIRGKVLEYMVETAKLGGKLFGVNGGITVFKEA
- a CDS encoding HAD hydrolase-like protein, which translates into the protein MMIVLFDLDGTLTDSREGIFHSARIALEALGLPQPADERMKAMLGPPLSDSFENILGVDPERVPEAIAHYRAYYREKGLFENRVYEGVYGMLGELKAAGLDLYLATSKPAVFAERILEKYRLDGYFTGVVGADLDPKGINHKLDIVKEAMGRYSAGRSAVMVGDRIMDMGAAKELGLGSVFCAYGYGEPREGEGADFVADSPADVAYYILEGSR
- the tmk gene encoding dTMP kinase, which produces MFITFEGPDGSGKSTQMELLKGFLKEKGYDVVISREPGGCPLSEEVRRLLLDPAYEVNPVAEALLYAAARAQHVAEVIRPALSAGKMVLCDRFIHSSLAYQGYGRGLGEELVMAINRPALQGVWPDATFFFDLSVSDALLRKSAQKELDRLESAGEDFHGRVIEGFRSLCAKMPEMVRLDASETVEKIQQKIRTTIELNF
- a CDS encoding cyclic-di-AMP receptor; the protein is MKLIIAIVQNEDSGRLIGELMNDGYSVTKLATTGGFLRAGNTTLLLGVDEEKIEGAMKIIEKICKSRKQIATSPSPMTGGTGVYIPYPIEVTVGGATVFVLNVEDFKKM
- the holB gene encoding DNA polymerase III subunit delta' — translated: MLKSQLEGQSALVEAFLDRLSLGRIVHAYMIVGPEGSGKRTLAAYLSKAVLCEGKHPPCGQCRGCRLTLSDNHPDALTYGPEGRSLGVATVRKIIEDLSVRAYYGRRTVVIEDGEKMTTQAQNALLKILEEPPEGTVFFLLVRDANRMLPTIRSRCQLLRMGLLTPGQAATVLEGKGISREMAAEAAEFAGGVVGQALRMAKDKGFIERMEKAKRIMAGLQGGMDPFGLAELMGEKKDMGPMLDALMVLSHRDMAEGSSRARDWLAALLKARRGLDQNLGTQMVAETLFLEMSEDTKWQS